In Bradyrhizobium paxllaeri, the genomic stretch CGCCGCCGTCCGCCTGCGCGGCGATCATCTGTTGCGCGCCAGCGAACTGCCGGCGGTGGAGATGATGGCGACCATCGTGCGGCCGGGCACCAACATGGAGAGCCACACTTCGTTCGGCGCGGTCGGCACCTGGATCGAGGCCAATCATTATCAGATCGCGGGACCATGCCGCGAAGTGTTCCTCGAGCCGATCACCGGTCCGCCGGGCTTCGAGGGCGCGCTGGTGGAAATCCAGTTTCCGGTCCGGCAGGCCGCCTAGTTTCGCTTCCTTTCCTTGAACCACCCGATCCGGACGCATGCGCGTTCCGGCAACGCGAACCGCTGTGTCGGAACCCGGCCGACGGTTAAACCTCAACAGGAGTGAACATGCTTACGATCCACGGCGTTCCGCTTTCGGTTCATACCCGCAAGGCCATCGTTACCGCGATCCTGAAGAACATCGATTACAAATTCGAAGTGGTGATCCCGGTCATTCCCGGCAATCCGCCGGCCAACTGGAGCACGCTCAGCCCGACGGGGCTGATCCCCGTCCTGCAGGATGGCGACTCCACGCTCGCTGATTCGACCGCCATCTGCCTCTACCTCGACAGGAAGCAGCCCGCGCCGCCGATCTTTCCCGAAGACATCAGGGACTATGCCCGGGTGCTGTGGTTCGATGCCTATGCCGGCGGCACCATCTTCCGGCATGTCGTGCATCCGCTGTTCGTCCAGACGGTCGTCGGCCCCAATATCCGCAATGTCTCGACGGACAGGGCCGTGGTCGACGACGTCCTCACCAACGTGCAGCCAAAGATTCTCGCCTATCTCGAATCGCAGATCGCGGGCAGATATCTGGTCGGCGATGCCATGACACTGGCCGATATCGCGATCGTGTCGAACTTCATTGTCTATCAATATCTCGGCTTTGAAATCGACGCTTCCCGCTATCCGAAGCTTGCCAGATATCTGCGGGAGATCGCGGCGACCGCCGTGTTCCAGCGGGCGCTGGCGGACGAAAGACCGTTCGTCGACCAGATGGGGCTGAAGCGGGACTTCCTTTCGGCGGCATGACGTTTAACAGTATGGCAGCGTGTCGGCCGTGGCTGCTTCGGCTCCGGCCGGCATGTTGCCCTTTTCGGGTATAGAGTCTCGATCATGCAGTTGAATATCGGTCACAGCATATGACGGCAGACGAGGCGCAATCGCTCCGGATTGAGGTGGGCTCCGATCAGACGGTTTCCGCGCTGCTGATCGAGCCATTGCAATGCCGCGCCTGTTACGTGTTCGCGCACGGTGCCGGCGCGGGCATGGCCCATGCGTCGATGGCAACGGTTGCCGAGGGTCTCGGCCAACGCGGCATTGCGACGCTGCGCTATCAGTTTCCCTATATGGAGAAGGGCAGCAAGCGGCCCGATCCGCCTGCGGTCGCGCACGCTGCGGTGCGCGCGGCGGTGGCGGAGGCCGGTCGGCACTTTCCCGCGCTGCCGCTGATTGCGGGCGGCCGGTCGTTCGGCGGGCGGATGACGTCGCAGGCGCAGGCAAAATCAGCTTTGGCCGGCGTTCGCGGGCTGGCGTTCCTCGGCTTTCCCCTGCATCCGGCCGGAAAACCTTCCAGCGAGCGGGCCGGGCATCTCGCCGACGTCAACATTCCGATGCTGTTCCTGCAGGGGACACGCGATGCGCTGGCGGAATTGAGCCTGCTCAAGCCTGTGGTCAAAGGCCTGGGATCGCGGGCGACGCTGCATCTGCTCGATGGCGCGGACCATTCCTTTCACGTGCTGAAAAGTTCGGGACGCAACGATCGCGCGGTGATGGATGAGGCGCTGGATGCGTTTGCGACGTGGGTGGATGGTATCGTGAGCTAGCCTCTCCGATGTCGTCCCTGCGAACGCAGCGACCCATAACCACAGACGTATGTGGTTGAAGAAAGCCGTCTAACCTTGTGCCCCTTTCGCCGGCCGCGGCGTATGGGTCCCTGCGTTCGCAGGGACGACGTGGATAGAGTTGCGCCGTGCGCCATCCTGACTACGATGTATCAATGACAAGAATCCTGATCGTCAATCCAAATACCACTGCCTCGATGACCGAAACGATCGGCGCCGCGGCGCGCGCCGTCGCCGCATCCGGCACCGAAATCATCGCCGTCACCTCGGCGATGGGGCCGGTTTCGATCGAGGGCTATTACGACGAGGCGTTTGCCGTGCCCGGCCTGATCCAGGCGCTGATGAACGCGCCGGACGCTGACGCGGCGATTGTCGCCTGCTTCGACGACACCGGGCTCGATGCCGCCCGCACCGCCGCGCGCTTTCCGGTGGTCGGGATTTGCGAGGCGGCGCTGGTGACGGCCGGCCAGATCGCCAAGCGCATCGCCGTCGTCACCACGCTGCCACGCTCGATCGTGCCGCTGGAAGAACTGGTGCGCCGTTACGGTTTTGCGGAGCGAGCGCAGGTCACTGCCTGCGATGTCGCAGTGCTCGACCTCGACAAGCCCGACTCAGGCGCGGAAGCCAAGCTTGAAGCCGAGATTGCCCGCGCGCTCGACAAGGGTGCGGAAGCGATCGTGCTGGGCTGTGCGGGCATGGCCGACCTCCCGCAAAAACTGTCACGGAAATTCGGCGTGCCCGTCGTCGATGGCGTAGCCGCGGCGGTGAAGCAGGCCGAGGCGCTGGCCGGCCTGAAACTCACGACATCGCGGCGCGGTTCTTACGCGTCACCGGGCGTGAAGGCCTATACGGGACTCCTGGAAAAGTTCGCGCCATCAGACCCGTCATTGCGAGCGAAGCGAAGCAATCCATAGCGCCGCAAGCGGACGGATGGATTGCTTCGTCGCTTGCGCTCCTCGCAATGACATTGTTAGGCCGGCG encodes the following:
- a CDS encoding aspartate/glutamate racemase family protein; the protein is MTRILIVNPNTTASMTETIGAAARAVAASGTEIIAVTSAMGPVSIEGYYDEAFAVPGLIQALMNAPDADAAIVACFDDTGLDAARTAARFPVVGICEAALVTAGQIAKRIAVVTTLPRSIVPLEELVRRYGFAERAQVTACDVAVLDLDKPDSGAEAKLEAEIARALDKGAEAIVLGCAGMADLPQKLSRKFGVPVVDGVAAAVKQAEALAGLKLTTSRRGSYASPGVKAYTGLLEKFAPSDPSLRAKRSNP
- a CDS encoding alpha/beta hydrolase family protein, with protein sequence MTADEAQSLRIEVGSDQTVSALLIEPLQCRACYVFAHGAGAGMAHASMATVAEGLGQRGIATLRYQFPYMEKGSKRPDPPAVAHAAVRAAVAEAGRHFPALPLIAGGRSFGGRMTSQAQAKSALAGVRGLAFLGFPLHPAGKPSSERAGHLADVNIPMLFLQGTRDALAELSLLKPVVKGLGSRATLHLLDGADHSFHVLKSSGRNDRAVMDEALDAFATWVDGIVS
- a CDS encoding glutathione S-transferase family protein; the protein is MLTIHGVPLSVHTRKAIVTAILKNIDYKFEVVIPVIPGNPPANWSTLSPTGLIPVLQDGDSTLADSTAICLYLDRKQPAPPIFPEDIRDYARVLWFDAYAGGTIFRHVVHPLFVQTVVGPNIRNVSTDRAVVDDVLTNVQPKILAYLESQIAGRYLVGDAMTLADIAIVSNFIVYQYLGFEIDASRYPKLARYLREIAATAVFQRALADERPFVDQMGLKRDFLSAA